Proteins from one Pseudomonas bijieensis genomic window:
- the nudK gene encoding GDP-mannose pyrophosphatase NudK, with protein MTQATSTKDRVRIKHVEVLSDNWYVLRKTTYDYLGRNGQWRELTRETYDRGNGATILLYSKAKQTVVLTRQFRFPAFVNGHDDLLIETCAGLLDNDDPHTCIRKETQEETGYIIQDVRKVFEAFMSPGSVTERLHFFVGEYFDEDKQHEGGGLEEEGEEIEVLELSLDQALGMIETGEICDGKTIMLLQYAKLHRLLD; from the coding sequence ATGACACAGGCAACCAGCACCAAAGATCGCGTACGCATCAAGCACGTCGAAGTCCTCTCGGACAATTGGTACGTGCTGCGCAAGACCACCTATGACTACCTCGGTCGCAACGGCCAATGGCGCGAGCTGACGCGCGAGACCTACGACCGTGGCAACGGCGCCACCATCCTGCTGTACAGCAAGGCCAAGCAGACCGTGGTACTGACCCGGCAATTCCGCTTCCCGGCCTTCGTCAATGGCCACGATGACCTGTTGATCGAAACCTGCGCCGGCCTGTTGGACAACGACGACCCGCACACCTGTATCCGCAAGGAAACCCAGGAAGAAACCGGCTATATCATCCAGGACGTGCGCAAGGTGTTCGAAGCCTTCATGAGCCCGGGTTCGGTGACTGAGCGGTTGCATTTTTTCGTCGGCGAGTACTTTGACGAAGACAAGCAGCACGAAGGCGGTGGCCTGGAAGAAGAAGGTGAAGAAATCGAAGTGCTGGAGCTGTCCCTCGACCAGGCCCTGGGCATGATCGAGACCGGAGAGATTTGCGACGGCAAGACCATCATGCTGTTGCAGTACGCCAAGCTGCATCGGTTGCTGGATTAG
- a CDS encoding LTA synthase family protein gives MKVFYRHLTHPLASLIALIGCVLLVPMGLRLALGWSDPLGYLSDLGIGGLLIALLYRRPWWLALPVLLAWSALTLASIELVSAVGRMPNPSDIHYLTDPQFVENSTSGGFAHPWLAALQLAALAFWLAIQWTHRPRQAPRLPRHAWAVPVLLLMGHGALQSWRPSEADQWNVFNLPHQLVTAGIAAGQDQARQWLDGDTVDPAPAMAGLTRLDLDGNRLLAEPGRARNVLVIALEGIPGAYVSANRQALKSSYQENLMPHLSAWAERGMNTPDYVLHSHQTIRGLYAMLCGDYDKLDDGTPKGVEMLNQTQRNQACLPAQLRQNGFSTHFLQGAGLRFMAKDRIMPHIGFDTTLGMEWFTRPAYLEFPWGKDDRTFFEGALDYVGQLQQTDKPWMLTLLTVGTHQPYSAPDEYLQRYDTAKQAAVGYLDDALASFLAGLERQGILENTLVVITSDESHGIDDVRLASSWGFNLTLAPEPLPRIKSGTYGHVDLTASILDYFGFAVPTSLSGRSLFRDYPTGREIMSFTNGKLRYHDGKGTFTECDFLQHCRYYTSEGFIADRATYGGQYSGQRARLIGAQAMALGQTLMRTPLNQHYQFGSTDKIPLPAQVTNDWTDNLIGAQYLEMPKGSQTRVSLTIRTVEADHAAYISLKAKEFEKEVLMDLPTDVAVTPDQPLVMNISFDNPQQRKAFSFHLLGHGVGAIEISDFSVVTELPEQTDQPQYLDDMQEDSEAQSS, from the coding sequence GTGAAAGTTTTTTACCGCCACTTAACCCATCCCCTCGCCTCCCTCATCGCCCTGATTGGCTGCGTATTACTCGTCCCCATGGGCCTGCGCCTGGCCCTGGGCTGGTCCGACCCGCTGGGTTATCTGTCGGACCTGGGCATCGGTGGGCTACTGATCGCGTTGCTTTACCGTCGCCCCTGGTGGCTGGCATTGCCGGTATTGCTGGCCTGGAGTGCGTTGACCCTGGCCAGCATCGAGTTGGTCAGCGCGGTCGGGCGAATGCCCAATCCTTCGGACATTCATTATCTGACCGACCCGCAGTTCGTTGAAAATTCCACCAGCGGCGGCTTCGCTCATCCGTGGCTGGCCGCGCTCCAGTTGGCCGCGCTGGCGTTCTGGCTGGCGATCCAATGGACCCACCGCCCACGCCAGGCGCCACGCTTGCCTCGTCACGCCTGGGCCGTGCCCGTGTTGCTCCTGATGGGCCACGGCGCGTTGCAGTCCTGGCGCCCCAGCGAGGCGGACCAATGGAATGTGTTCAACCTGCCTCACCAACTCGTCACGGCGGGTATCGCCGCCGGGCAGGATCAAGCCCGGCAATGGCTCGACGGCGATACAGTGGACCCAGCCCCGGCCATGGCAGGGCTGACCCGCCTGGACCTCGATGGCAACAGGTTGCTGGCCGAACCGGGGCGTGCACGCAACGTCCTGGTCATCGCCCTGGAGGGCATTCCCGGGGCCTACGTCAGCGCCAACCGTCAGGCCCTGAAAAGCAGCTATCAGGAGAACCTGATGCCGCACCTCAGTGCCTGGGCCGAGCGCGGCATGAACACCCCCGATTACGTCCTGCACAGCCATCAGACCATTCGTGGCTTGTACGCGATGCTGTGTGGCGACTACGACAAACTCGACGACGGTACGCCCAAAGGCGTCGAAATGCTCAACCAGACCCAGCGCAACCAGGCCTGTCTACCGGCCCAGTTGCGCCAGAACGGCTTTTCCACGCATTTCCTCCAGGGCGCGGGCCTGCGGTTCATGGCCAAGGATCGGATCATGCCGCACATCGGCTTCGACACGACCCTGGGCATGGAGTGGTTCACTCGTCCCGCCTACCTGGAATTCCCGTGGGGCAAGGACGACAGGACCTTCTTCGAAGGCGCGCTGGACTACGTCGGGCAACTGCAACAAACGGACAAGCCCTGGATGCTGACCCTGCTGACCGTGGGCACGCACCAGCCCTACTCGGCGCCGGATGAATACCTGCAACGCTACGACACCGCCAAGCAGGCGGCGGTGGGTTATCTGGATGACGCACTGGCGAGCTTCCTGGCGGGCCTGGAACGCCAAGGCATCCTGGAGAACACCCTGGTGGTCATCACCTCGGACGAATCCCACGGCATCGACGACGTACGCCTGGCGTCGTCCTGGGGATTCAACCTGACCCTGGCCCCGGAACCGTTGCCCCGGATCAAGTCAGGGACCTACGGCCACGTCGACCTGACCGCCTCGATCCTCGATTACTTCGGCTTTGCGGTGCCCACGTCGTTGTCCGGCCGCTCGCTGTTCAGGGACTACCCGACGGGCCGGGAGATCATGTCGTTCACCAACGGCAAGCTGCGCTATCACGACGGCAAGGGCACGTTTACCGAGTGCGACTTCCTCCAGCATTGCCGTTACTACACCAGCGAAGGCTTCATCGCCGACCGCGCCACCTACGGCGGGCAATACAGCGGCCAGCGCGCCAGGCTGATTGGAGCCCAGGCCATGGCCTTGGGCCAGACCCTGATGCGCACACCCTTGAACCAGCATTATCAATTCGGCAGCACGGATAAAATCCCGCTGCCGGCCCAGGTCACCAACGATTGGACCGACAACCTGATCGGCGCCCAATACCTGGAAATGCCCAAGGGTTCACAGACCCGCGTCAGCCTGACCATCCGCACCGTGGAGGCTGACCATGCCGCCTACATTTCCCTCAAGGCCAAGGAGTTCGAGAAGGAAGTGCTGATGGACCTGCCCACCGACGTCGCGGTGACACCCGACCAGCCGCTGGTGATGAACATCAGTTTCGACAACCCGCAGCAGCGCAAGGCGTTTTCCTTTCATTTGCTCGGTCATGGCGTCGGCGCCATCGAAATCAGCGACTTCAGCGTCGTGACCGAACTGCCGGAGCAGACGGACCAGCCGCAATACCTGGACGATATGCAGGAAGACAGCGAGGCCCAATCCAGCTGA
- a CDS encoding LysR family transcriptional regulator yields MDRFQEMQVFLAVAQESGFSAAARRLGLSAASVTRAVAALEQRIGTPLLVRTTRNVYLSEAGQRFLEDCRRILSDLQEAEDSAAGSHVQPRGQLTITAPVLFGQSFVTPLLVDYLQRFPEVCINALLLDRTVSLAEEGIDVALRIGELPDSNLHAVRVGEVRRVVCGSPDFFARHGRPRHPDDLERMPVVASSAIGQVKSWTFVDSGQPLAVRPVPRLVVTANQAAITAACQGLGMTRVLSYQVTGNVAAGELEIVLADFELPPLPIHVVYQGGRNAPARVRSFVDFVVSALREHPALNG; encoded by the coding sequence ATGGACAGGTTCCAGGAAATGCAGGTTTTCCTTGCCGTGGCCCAGGAGTCGGGGTTTTCGGCGGCGGCGCGGCGCCTGGGGCTGTCGGCGGCCAGCGTCACGCGGGCGGTGGCGGCGTTGGAGCAACGCATCGGCACGCCCTTGCTGGTGCGCACCACGCGCAATGTGTACCTGAGCGAAGCTGGCCAGCGTTTTCTCGAGGACTGTCGCCGGATCTTGAGCGATTTGCAGGAAGCCGAGGATTCGGCGGCCGGTAGCCACGTCCAGCCCCGTGGGCAGCTGACGATTACCGCACCGGTGCTGTTCGGTCAGTCGTTCGTCACGCCGTTACTGGTGGATTACCTGCAGCGGTTTCCCGAGGTCTGCATCAACGCCTTGCTATTGGACCGCACGGTCAGCCTGGCCGAGGAGGGCATCGACGTTGCCCTGCGTATTGGCGAACTGCCGGATAGCAACCTGCACGCCGTGCGTGTCGGTGAAGTGCGGCGGGTGGTGTGCGGCTCCCCTGATTTCTTCGCGCGCCATGGGCGGCCCCGGCATCCGGATGACTTGGAACGAATGCCCGTGGTGGCGTCATCGGCCATTGGCCAGGTCAAAAGCTGGACCTTCGTCGACTCGGGCCAACCGTTGGCCGTCCGGCCCGTGCCTAGGCTGGTGGTGACGGCCAACCAGGCCGCGATCACCGCCGCCTGCCAGGGACTGGGGATGACGCGAGTGCTGTCTTATCAGGTGACGGGCAACGTGGCCGCTGGTGAACTGGAAATCGTCCTGGCCGATTTCGAATTGCCGCCTCTGCCGATCCATGTGGTGTACCAGGGCGGACGCAATGCGCCCGCGCGGGTCCGTAGCTTTGTCGACTTCGTCGTCAGTGCGTTGCGCGAACATCCGGCTTTGAATGGCTGA
- a CDS encoding glutathione S-transferase family protein: MNPIKHYHFPLSGHSHRVQLMLSLLGLPVEEIFVDLAKGAHKQADFLALNAFGQVPVIDDDGVVLADSNAILVYLALKYGEGRWLPSDPIGAARVQRWLSAAAGPIHAGPATARLITVFGAPYNAEDVIARSHNVLKVIDQELSSRAYLAGDTVTIADIAGYSYIAHAPEGNVSLEDYANVRAWLARIEALPGFVGMPRTIAGLQKQA; encoded by the coding sequence ATGAACCCTATCAAGCACTATCACTTCCCGCTTTCCGGCCATTCCCATCGCGTTCAACTGATGCTTTCGTTGCTCGGGCTACCTGTCGAGGAGATCTTCGTCGACTTGGCCAAAGGGGCGCACAAACAGGCGGATTTCCTGGCGCTCAATGCGTTTGGCCAGGTCCCGGTCATTGACGATGACGGTGTGGTATTGGCGGATTCCAATGCGATCCTGGTGTACCTGGCGCTCAAATATGGCGAGGGCCGTTGGTTGCCGAGCGATCCAATCGGCGCCGCCCGGGTGCAGCGCTGGTTGTCGGCGGCGGCCGGGCCGATTCATGCGGGGCCGGCCACGGCGCGGCTGATCACGGTGTTTGGCGCGCCCTACAACGCCGAGGACGTGATTGCCCGTTCCCACAACGTGCTGAAAGTCATTGATCAGGAATTGAGCAGCCGCGCTTATCTGGCGGGTGATACGGTGACCATCGCGGACATCGCCGGCTACAGCTACATCGCCCATGCACCGGAAGGTAATGTGTCGTTGGAGGACTATGCCAATGTACGGGCCTGGCTGGCGCGGATCGAAGCCTTGCCCGGGTTCGTGGGCATGCCGCGTACGATTGCCGGGTTGCAAAAGCAGGCCTGA
- a CDS encoding glycosyltransferase family 4 protein, which yields MRVLHFFKTYLPDSMGGIEQVIFQLCDSTDRLNIDNTVLTLSRQPAPEPIKIRQHVVHQARMDFQLASTGFSYSVFKKFRELAAEADVINYHFPWPFMDLVHFCSAMKKPYVVTYHSDIVRQRHLLKLYRPLMRRFLDGADRIVAASPNYVRTSDVLKEYSAKTRIITYGLNKTSYPQPDPERMAEWKAKLGERFFLFVGVMRYYKGLHILLDALKGVDYPVVIVGAGPLEKQLHAQAKALGLRNLHFLGRLGDEDKVALLELSYAIVFPSHLRSEAFGISLLEGAMSGKPMISSEIGTGTSYINIHDETGLVVPPSDPEAFREAMRTLWENPAQAQAMGARAEARYRQLFTSEEMGHKWVRLYEELLEEKALSYA from the coding sequence ATGCGAGTCCTGCACTTTTTCAAAACCTATCTGCCCGACTCCATGGGCGGCATCGAACAGGTCATCTTCCAGCTGTGCGACAGCACTGACCGGTTGAATATCGATAACACCGTGTTGACCCTGAGCAGGCAGCCCGCGCCCGAGCCGATCAAGATCCGACAGCATGTCGTCCATCAAGCCCGAATGGACTTCCAACTGGCGTCCACCGGTTTCTCCTACAGCGTTTTCAAGAAATTCCGTGAGCTGGCCGCCGAAGCGGACGTGATCAACTACCACTTCCCCTGGCCATTCATGGACCTGGTGCATTTTTGCAGTGCCATGAAAAAGCCCTACGTCGTGACCTACCATTCGGACATCGTTCGCCAGCGGCACCTGCTCAAGCTTTATCGGCCGCTGATGCGACGCTTCCTGGACGGCGCTGACCGTATCGTCGCCGCCTCACCGAACTATGTTCGTACCAGCGATGTACTCAAGGAATACAGCGCCAAGACCCGGATCATCACCTACGGCCTGAACAAGACCAGTTATCCACAGCCTGACCCCGAGCGCATGGCGGAGTGGAAGGCAAAACTAGGGGAGCGGTTCTTTTTGTTCGTGGGGGTGATGCGTTACTACAAAGGCCTGCACATTCTGCTCGACGCCCTCAAAGGCGTGGATTACCCCGTAGTCATTGTGGGCGCCGGCCCGCTGGAAAAACAACTGCACGCCCAGGCGAAAGCCTTGGGCCTGCGCAACCTGCATTTCCTCGGACGCCTGGGGGATGAAGACAAGGTCGCGCTGCTGGAACTGAGTTATGCCATCGTGTTTCCTTCGCATCTGCGCTCCGAAGCCTTTGGTATCTCCCTGCTCGAAGGCGCGATGTCCGGCAAGCCGATGATCTCCAGCGAAATCGGCACCGGTACCAGCTACATCAATATCCACGACGAAACCGGCCTGGTGGTGCCACCGAGCGATCCCGAGGCGTTCCGCGAAGCGATGCGCACCCTGTGGGAAAACCCGGCACAAGCCCAGGCCATGGGTGCCAGGGCCGAAGCCCGTTACCGGCAGTTGTTCACTTCCGAGGAGATGGGCCACAAGTGGGTGCGACTGTACGAGGAACTGCTGGAGGAAAAGGCGCTTTCCTACGCCTGA
- a CDS encoding glycosyltransferase family 4 protein encodes MRIALNARILQAPRTGIGHYVAELATALTREPDVQLSLFHGWGWSPQLPQTAKPGYSKLSPLLRRVPGAYQARRWLEQKRFDQGRSKAIDLYHEPSLWPLDFEGPMVITLHDLTHLRYPETQPPARLKEIERRLGRAVEQAQLILTDSQFIADEAQQHFGLPAERLRVAPLGVAARFHPREPEAIDAVLKAHGLEHRRYFLCVGTLEPRKNLSLALRAHAGLPESVRQTFPLFIVGMSGWQQAQLNDELKCALADGHVCLAGYLPDEQVAQLLAGARALIFPSYYEGFGLPVLEAMASGTPVITTRHSAMPEVAGPAGNYCEPDNPQGMRDAMSRLMEDHPHWQACREAGLQQAALFSWERCAKVTAQAYRQVLGG; translated from the coding sequence ATGCGGATAGCCCTCAACGCGCGCATTCTCCAGGCACCACGCACCGGCATCGGCCACTACGTAGCCGAGCTGGCGACTGCCTTGACCAGGGAACCGGATGTACAGCTGTCACTGTTCCACGGCTGGGGCTGGAGCCCGCAATTGCCGCAAACAGCCAAGCCTGGTTATTCAAAGCTAAGCCCCTTGCTGCGACGGGTTCCGGGCGCCTATCAGGCACGGCGCTGGCTGGAGCAGAAACGTTTCGATCAAGGCCGTTCAAAGGCCATCGACCTGTATCACGAACCCAGCCTCTGGCCGTTGGATTTCGAAGGGCCGATGGTGATCACCCTCCATGACCTCACGCACCTGCGCTACCCCGAAACACAACCACCGGCACGCCTGAAGGAAATCGAGCGACGGCTCGGTCGCGCGGTGGAACAGGCGCAACTGATCCTGACCGATTCGCAGTTCATCGCCGATGAAGCCCAGCAGCATTTTGGCCTGCCTGCCGAGCGCCTGAGGGTCGCGCCGCTGGGGGTGGCGGCACGTTTCCACCCACGCGAACCGGAAGCGATCGACGCCGTGCTCAAGGCCCATGGCCTGGAGCACCGCCGTTATTTTCTCTGTGTCGGCACCCTGGAACCCCGCAAGAACCTGTCGTTGGCCCTGCGCGCCCATGCCGGGCTCCCGGAATCAGTGCGTCAGACCTTTCCCCTGTTCATCGTAGGAATGAGCGGATGGCAACAGGCACAGCTCAATGATGAGTTGAAATGCGCCCTGGCTGACGGTCATGTTTGCCTGGCGGGTTACCTGCCTGACGAACAGGTCGCCCAGCTATTGGCGGGAGCACGGGCACTGATTTTCCCGTCTTACTACGAAGGCTTTGGCCTACCGGTGCTTGAAGCCATGGCCAGTGGCACACCGGTGATTACCACCCGTCACTCGGCGATGCCCGAGGTGGCGGGACCCGCTGGCAATTACTGCGAGCCGGACAATCCGCAAGGCATGCGCGACGCCATGAGCCGGTTGATGGAAGATCACCCGCACTGGCAAGCGTGTCGCGAGGCGGGGTTGCAACAAGCGGCGCTGTTTTCCTGGGAACGCTGTGCAAAGGTCACCGCCCAAGCGTATCGCCAGGTATTGGGAGGTTGA
- a CDS encoding glycosyltransferase family 4 protein: MSRLLVECTYVYENPKANSGIQRVVRNVIRELPAKDLERECIPVVMLQGKLYEVKSLAPPPKKAWDLASLRARLEQTANLFWLRHRTLESRFPFSQSVWARRLLYAGCRLFVFGCLSLPIRLLNLLLRHRQIPARIVPLQHRAGDQLVLLDSSWHADFFPLAEQLKRDGVGIISVVYDLIPLTHPQFCDAGLVRVFNRWFDWIARTADGYIAISTTIRDQLRQEMVRRIGEQQVQERWFDYFHLGSELDQIDPTHTVDPNLQRLFKRPEPVFLMVSTIEPRKNHAYLLDAFERAWAAGSQARLCIVGKIGWKCEGLIERIRRHPQLDSRLFMFNNLVDQSLEHAYRHSTALVFPSYVEGFGLPLVEAMQRGLPAMGSDIAVFREIGGEFMTYFDLDDPQSLANLVIEMERTGVFPATRNLDQWQWLSWRQASAQLVERIECHISEVVPDRETACG, from the coding sequence ATGAGCCGTCTGTTGGTGGAATGCACCTATGTCTATGAAAATCCAAAGGCAAACTCCGGGATCCAGAGGGTCGTGCGCAATGTCATCCGCGAGCTGCCCGCCAAGGACCTGGAGCGCGAATGCATTCCCGTCGTGATGCTGCAAGGCAAGCTCTACGAGGTTAAAAGCCTGGCACCACCGCCCAAAAAAGCATGGGACCTGGCCAGCCTGCGCGCACGGCTGGAGCAAACAGCCAATCTGTTCTGGCTCAGGCACCGGACGCTGGAATCGCGGTTCCCCTTCAGCCAGTCGGTCTGGGCTCGCCGCCTGCTATATGCCGGCTGTCGGCTGTTTGTCTTTGGCTGCCTGAGCCTCCCGATTCGTCTGCTCAATCTGCTTCTCAGGCACCGGCAAATCCCGGCGCGCATCGTGCCGCTACAACACCGGGCCGGGGACCAGTTGGTGTTGCTGGACTCCTCCTGGCACGCCGATTTCTTTCCTCTGGCCGAACAGCTCAAGCGTGATGGCGTCGGGATCATCTCGGTGGTCTACGATCTGATTCCCCTGACCCATCCACAATTCTGCGACGCCGGGCTGGTGAGGGTGTTCAACCGTTGGTTCGATTGGATCGCCCGCACCGCCGACGGCTACATCGCCATCTCCACCACCATCCGCGACCAGCTTCGCCAGGAAATGGTCCGGCGCATTGGCGAGCAGCAGGTACAGGAACGCTGGTTCGATTATTTCCACCTGGGCAGCGAACTGGACCAGATTGACCCCACCCACACCGTCGACCCGAATTTGCAGAGGCTGTTTAAGCGCCCCGAGCCGGTGTTCCTGATGGTCAGCACCATCGAACCGCGGAAAAACCACGCTTATCTGCTCGATGCATTCGAGCGTGCCTGGGCCGCCGGTTCCCAGGCACGGCTGTGTATCGTCGGGAAAATCGGCTGGAAGTGCGAGGGCTTGATCGAACGAATCCGGCGTCATCCACAACTCGACAGCCGCCTGTTCATGTTCAACAACCTGGTGGACCAAAGCCTGGAACACGCCTATCGACACTCTACTGCACTGGTGTTCCCATCCTACGTGGAAGGCTTCGGCCTGCCGTTGGTGGAGGCCATGCAACGCGGCTTGCCGGCAATGGGCAGCGACATCGCAGTGTTTCGGGAAATCGGCGGCGAGTTCATGACCTATTTCGATCTCGACGATCCGCAAAGCCTGGCGAACCTGGTCATCGAGATGGAACGTACCGGAGTATTCCCGGCCACTCGTAACCTGGATCAATGGCAATGGCTGAGCTGGCGCCAGGCCAGTGCGCAATTGGTGGAGCGGATCGAGTGCCACATCAGTGAAGTGGTCCCCGACAGGGAAACAGCATGCGGATAG
- a CDS encoding ABC transporter ATP-binding protein gives MGHLRVTGLGKAYKQYPNRWSRLFEWLIPFSRPRHQLHWILQGVDFEIQPGEAVGIVGVNGAGKSTLLKMITGTTQPTCGHIQLQGRVAALLELGMGFHPDFTGRQNAFMAGQLLGMQVEEIEALMPEIEGFAEIGEAIDQPVRTYSSGMQMRLAFSVATARRPDILIVDEALSVGDAYFQHKSFERIRSFRKAGTTLLIVSHDRSAIQSICDTAILLEHGRMAMRGKPEEVMDYYNAMLAQREGQVVRQEMLANGQVRTISGTGEAGIIDVQLLNSQGQSVEVAEIGQPMVLQVRVEIRQDIERLVLGFLIKDRLGQPMYGINTHRQDKAVTDLKAGEQITFRFSFDMRLGKGNYSVALSLSRLDSHLDRNFEWRDYGLVFHVINNRQEDFVGCSWLQAETSIRRSSQTAVEAVPQKELP, from the coding sequence ATGGGACATTTGCGCGTCACCGGCCTGGGCAAAGCCTACAAGCAGTATCCGAACCGCTGGAGCCGGCTGTTCGAATGGCTGATCCCCTTTTCCCGCCCGCGCCATCAACTGCACTGGATCCTGCAAGGTGTGGATTTCGAGATCCAGCCCGGGGAAGCCGTCGGCATCGTCGGGGTCAACGGTGCCGGCAAAAGCACTTTGCTCAAAATGATCACCGGCACCACCCAACCGACCTGCGGCCACATCCAGTTGCAAGGCCGCGTCGCCGCGTTGCTGGAATTGGGCATGGGCTTTCATCCGGACTTCACCGGCCGCCAGAACGCGTTCATGGCCGGTCAGTTGCTGGGCATGCAGGTGGAGGAAATCGAAGCCTTGATGCCCGAGATCGAGGGGTTTGCCGAAATCGGTGAAGCCATCGACCAGCCGGTGCGCACCTATTCCAGCGGCATGCAGATGCGTCTGGCGTTCAGCGTCGCCACCGCCCGGCGCCCGGATATCCTGATCGTCGACGAGGCGCTGTCGGTGGGCGATGCCTATTTCCAGCACAAGAGCTTCGAACGCATCCGCAGCTTCCGCAAGGCCGGCACCACGCTGCTGATCGTGTCTCACGATCGCTCGGCGATCCAGTCGATCTGCGACACCGCCATCCTGCTCGAACACGGGCGCATGGCCATGCGCGGCAAGCCGGAAGAAGTGATGGATTACTACAACGCGATGCTGGCCCAGCGCGAGGGCCAGGTGGTGCGCCAGGAGATGCTCGCCAACGGCCAGGTGCGCACCATTTCCGGCACCGGCGAGGCGGGCATCATCGATGTACAACTGCTCAACAGCCAGGGGCAGTCGGTGGAAGTGGCCGAGATCGGCCAGCCGATGGTGTTGCAAGTGCGGGTTGAAATCCGCCAGGACATTGAGCGGCTGGTGCTGGGCTTCTTGATCAAGGACCGACTTGGCCAGCCCATGTACGGGATCAACACCCATCGCCAGGACAAAGCCGTGACCGACCTCAAGGCCGGCGAACAGATCACCTTCCGCTTCAGTTTCGACATGCGCCTGGGCAAGGGCAATTACTCCGTCGCGCTCAGCCTGTCGCGGCTGGACTCGCACCTGGACCGTAATTTCGAATGGCGCGACTACGGGTTGGTGTTTCACGTCATCAATAATCGCCAGGAGGATTTCGTCGGCTGTTCCTGGCTCCAGGCCGAAACCAGCATCCGGCGTTCGAGCCAGACTGCCGTCGAAGCGGTGCCGCAAAAGGAGTTGCCATGA
- a CDS encoding ABC transporter permease, with protein MLLSLHYSLWSHRGFILGSVKREFQARYRNSLFGALWTVLNPLSMILVYTVIFSHIMRARLPGVEDGMAYSVYLCAGLLTWGLFAEITTRSQGMFLENANLLKKISFPRICLPVIVLFNAGINFAIILGLFLGFLLITGRWPGMTLLALVPLLALQVLFAAGLGMLLGILNVFFRDVGQLFGICLQFWFWLTPIVYPMTILPPSIQQLLAFNPMTALMQSYQNLFLYNQWPVWSSLVPLLVAGLLLCTLGLRMFRRRGGEMVDEL; from the coding sequence ATGTTGCTGAGCTTGCACTACTCGCTGTGGAGTCACCGTGGCTTTATCCTTGGCAGCGTCAAGCGCGAGTTCCAGGCACGCTATCGCAACTCGCTGTTCGGCGCGTTGTGGACGGTGCTCAACCCGTTGTCGATGATCCTCGTCTACACGGTGATTTTTTCCCACATCATGCGTGCCCGTCTGCCCGGGGTGGAAGACGGCATGGCCTACAGCGTCTACCTCTGTGCCGGGCTACTGACCTGGGGTTTGTTCGCGGAAATCACCACCCGCAGCCAGGGCATGTTCCTGGAAAACGCCAACCTGCTGAAGAAAATCAGCTTCCCCCGGATCTGCCTGCCGGTGATCGTACTGTTCAACGCCGGGATCAACTTCGCGATCATCCTCGGGCTGTTTCTCGGTTTCCTGCTGATCACCGGGCGCTGGCCGGGCATGACCTTGCTGGCCTTGGTGCCGTTGCTGGCCCTGCAAGTGCTGTTCGCCGCCGGGCTGGGCATGCTGCTGGGGATCCTCAATGTATTTTTCCGCGATGTCGGGCAGTTGTTCGGCATTTGCCTGCAATTCTGGTTCTGGCTCACGCCGATCGTTTACCCGATGACCATCCTGCCGCCGTCGATCCAGCAACTGCTCGCCTTCAACCCCATGACCGCCCTGATGCAGAGCTATCAGAACCTGTTTCTCTACAACCAGTGGCCGGTCTGGAGCTCGCTGGTGCCGTTGCTGGTGGCCGGCCTGCTGTTATGCACCTTGGGCCTGCGCATGTTTCGCCGACGCGGCGGTGAAATGGTGGATGAACTCTGA